The genomic DNA TTACAGTAAGAGATATTATAAAAGATTTTGATGGAGAAGTAGTGAGATTCTTTTTATTATCTGCTCAATATAGAAATCCTATTAACTTTAGTAGAGAATTAATGGAGCAAGGAAAGAGTGGACTAGAAAGATTGTATCATGCTAAAAATAATTTAAAACATCTTCTAGATCATGCAAAAGGAAATATAAGTGAAGAAGAAAAAGAAATATTTAAAGGATATGAAAAACATAAAGAAAAATTTATAAGTTCAATGGATGATGATTTGAATACTGCTGATGCTATAGCTTCTGTATTTGAGTTGGTAAAAGAACTAAATTCTACTATGAATGTAGATCATTCAAAAGAATTTATACAAAAGAGCTATGATTTATTTATGGAACTTGTAGGAGTACTTGGTCTTTTACAAAAAGAAGAAGAAAGTTTAGATGAAGAAATAGAAAAATTAGTAAAAGATAGACAAGAAGCAAGAAAAAATAAAAATTTTGCATTAGCAGATCAAATTCGAGATGAGTTAAAAGAAAGAGGCATTATTTTAGAAGATACTCCTCAAGGAGTAAAATGGCATATTCAAAAATAAATGAATACTAAAAACGGTTACTTTATATTGATCACAAAGTCATAAAATTCTTCACTAATTTTTATGACTTTGTTACAATATACTTTGCCAATATATAGTTTGAATACAATATAATAATATAGAATAAGTTTTAGTATTTTTGAAATATCTATAAGAATGAGTTATAATTATACCTAAAAAAGAAAAAAATGTGATAAAGGAAAGAATCAGAAAGGTTGTGTATCAATGGATAACCATACTCCATCAAATTTTATTAAAAATATTATTGTGGATGATTTAAAAACCGGAAAACATAAAGAGATCGTTACTCGTTTTCCACCAGAACCTAACGGATACTTACATATTGGTCATGCAAAATCAATTTGCTTAAATTTCGGATTAGCAGATGAATTTAAAGGAAAAACAAATTTACGCTTTGATGATACCAACCCAGTCAAAGAAGATACAGAATATGTAGAATCTATCAAAGAAGATGTAAAATGGTTGGGATTTGAATGGGATGATTTGTATTTTGCATCGGATTATTTTGATGAAATGTATAAAAGAGCGATCCTTCTTATCGAAAAAGGAAAAGCTTATGTATGTGATTTATCAGCAGAAGAAATAAGAGCATATAGAGGAACTTTGAAAGAACCGGGAAAAGAAAGCCCATATAGAAATAGATCTGTAGAGGAAAATTTAAATTTATTTGAGAAAATGAAGGCTGGAGAATTTAAAGATGGAGAAAAAGTATTAAGAGCCAAAATTGATATGGCATCTCCTAATTTAAATATGAGAGATCCAGTTATTTATAGAATTGCTCATGCTACACATCACAATACACAAGATAAATGGTGCATTTATCCTATGTATGACTTTGCACATCCAATAGAAGATGCCATTGAAGGAATTACTCATTCTATTTGTACATTAGAATTTGAAGATCACAGACCTTTATATGATTGGGTGGTAAGAGAATGTGAAATGGAGAGCATTCCACAGCAAATTGAATTTGCAAGACTAGATATGACAAATACGGTAATGAGCAAAAGAAAATTAAAACAGCTTGTAGATGAAGGATATGTAGATGGATGGGATGATCCTAGAATGCCTACTGTTTCAGGACTTAGAAGAAGAGGATTTACTCCAGAATCTATTAGAAATTTTGCAAAGGAAATAGGAGTATCTAAAAGTAATAGTACAGTAGATTATCAAATGCTAGAACATTTTATTAGAGAAGATTTAAAATTAAAAGCTCCAAGAACTATGGGTGTATTAAGACCTCTTAAAGTAGTGATTACAAATTATCCTGCTGATCAAGTAGAAATGTTAGATGCAGAGAACAATCCAGAAAATCTAGAAATGGGAGTAAGAAAAATTCCTTTTTCAAGAGAAATATATATTGAACAAGAGGATTTTATGGAAAATCCTCCTAAAAAATATTTCAGATTATTTCCAGGAAACGAAGTAAGATTAAAACATGCTTATTTTATTACATGTAATGAAGTGATTAAAGATGAAAATGGAGAGGTTACAGAAATTCATTGTACTTATGATCCTAAGACAAAAAGTGGAACAGGATTTACAGAGAGAAAAGTAAAAGGAACTATTCATTGGGTAGATGCAAAAAATGCTATTCCTGCTGAATTTAGACTTTATGAGCCTCTTATTTTAGATGAAGATCTAACAGATGAGAAGACATTTTTAGAGTGTGTCAATCCAAATTCATTAGAAATACTAAATGGATTCGTAGAGCCTAATATGAAAGAAGTAAAAGGACAAGATAAGTTTCAATTTTTTAGACATGGATATTTTAATGTAGATCCTAAATATACCACAAATGAAAAGATTGTATTTAATCGAATTGTATCCTTAAAAAGTTCTTTTAAGATGAATAAATAAAAAAATCCCCATCTAAAGATGGGGATTTGAGTTTGTAATTGTAATAAAAAGCAATTATTTCCCGAGAAATAATGAAAAGATGAAAACAGCTTTTATCATGTCTAAAATTATAGTATGATTGAGTAGAGAATAAAAAAAGGTAGGGTTATAGATGAAAAAAAACTTTTTTGATGAAGAGATTTGTGAACAAGAAATTGGATTGATTCCCCCTTTGGTATTGGCTTATATAGGGGATGCAGTATATGAGGTGTATATTAGACAATACGCCATCCATCATTGTAAAAAAAATGTCAATGATCTTCATAAGATGAGTACAAAATTTGTACAAGCAAAAGCACAAGCTAAAATTGTACATGTTTTAGAGGAAGAATTAAGTGAAGAGGAATGGATAATGGTTAAAAAAGGAAGAAATCAAAAGTCAAGTTCAGTTCCTAAAAATGCATGTCTTACAGATTATAAATATGCTACAGGATTTGAAACTTTGATTGGATACCTATATCTAAGTAAAAATATAAATAGACTAGAAGAAGTTATTCAAAGAGGAATAGAAATTATAGAAGAATCACTATAATTGAAAGAGGGTGTAGTGTTTGACCAAAAGGGAAAAATACATGCTTTATGTGATTCCTGTTCTTTTTGTTGTATTAATATGTAAATCTTTATTTTTAGATGAAGTGAAAGTTAGTGGAGACGCTTTGCAATTTAAAAATTTTGTAGAAACAATAGTGGAAAATGATAAAAGATATAATGGACCATTCAAAGAAATAGGAATTGCTCATTATAAAGTTGTATCTATTAAAAAAATAAAGGATACAGGAACATCTGTAATTTCTAATGGAAAAGAAAATATAAAGATTGCAGGTGCTTATGAGGGAAAAGTAAGAGGATATTTATTGTATATATTTCCTTATAAAGAATTTCGTATCAAAAGCAATTGGAAAAAATAAGGAGGAACAAAATGAAAGTAGAACTTATTCAATATACACCAGAGCCAGAAAAAGTGGTATCAGCAGCAGCAAAACTTTGTTATTCAAAAGTAGGCGTGGATGAAATTATGAAAGATTTAACAGATGAAAAAATAAGTAAATTTTTAAATATGTTAATGGGACTTGGGCATACATCCACTATTGAGCATGTAAATTTTACTTTTGCAGCAGAAGGAGTGAGTAGAGTACTTACTCACCAACTCGTAAGACATAGAATTGCATCTTATTCACAACAATCTCAAAGATATGTAAAACTAGATCAATTTGAATATATTATTCCTCCAAGTATAGAGGACATTCCTGAGGCAAAGAAAATGTTTATAGAAGCTATGGAAGAGGATCAAAGAAAATATAATGAACTAGTAAAAATTCTTCAAAAACAACATTTTGAGAATTTATTACAAAGTGGAAAATCAGAAAAAGAAGCAAAAAGATCATCAGAAAAAATGGCCATTGAAGATAGTAGATATGTATTTCCCAATGCCTGTGAAACAAAAATTGTATTCACAATGAATGCAAGAACTCTTTTGAATTTCTTTCATCATAGATGCTGTGAAAGAGCACAATGGGAAATTAGAGAATTAGCAACACAAATGTTAAAGCTTGTAAAACAAGTAGCTCCTACTCTTTTTAAATACGCAGGACCCGGGTGTTTGTATAAAACTTGTCCTGAAGGAAAAATGAGTTGTGGAAAAGCCGAAGAAGTAAGGGAGAAGTTTCATACATTATCATAAACTGGGTAAAATAAATGAAAATGATAAAAAGAGGTGTATTATGCTAGATAAAATAGAAGGAAGAAATCCAGTAATAGAAGTGTTAAAAGCAGATAGAGAAATAGATAAGATTATGATTTTAAAAGGGGCAGAAGGGTCTGCAAAAAAGATTATAGGTATGGCAAAGGATAAAAACATAGTGATTTCATATGTAGAAAAGCAAAAGCTTGATCAAATTTCAGAGTCTCATGCTCATCAAGGGGTAATTGCTTTTGTGGCAGCACATAAATATTCTGATTTAGAAGATATTTTTAAGAAAGCAGAAGAAAAAGGTGAAGATCCTTTTATTATTATTTTAGATGAAATCACAGATCCTCATAATCTAGGTTCTATCATAAGAACTGCAAATGCATCAGGTGCCCATGGAATCATCATTCCTAAAAGAAGAGCAGTAGGACTTACAGGTGTTGTTGCAAAAACCTCTGCTGGAGCTATTGAATATGTTCCTGTATGTAAGGTATCTAATATTGCTCAAACAATAGATTCACTAAAGGATAAGGGAGTATGGATAGCAGGAGCAGATATGGATGGAAAGAAAAAATATCATGAAGAAAATTTAACGGGAAGTATTGCTTTAGTGATTGGAAGTGAAGGAAAAGGAATTTCAAGACTCATAAAAGAAAAGTGTGATTTTTTAGTCAATATACCTATGAAAGGAGAAGTTAGCTCTTTGAATGCATCCATTGCAGCTTCTATACTTATGTATGAAGTAGCTAGACAAAGAGAGGGGAAAGAATAAGGTGAGTAAGATTTGAATAATTTTTTATTGATAGATGGATACAATGTCATTAATGCATGGCCAGATTTAAAAGAGATAGGGGAAAAAAATTTGGAAGATGCTAGAGATGTATTGATTCATAAACTTGTAGACTACAAACATTATACAGGATATCATGTGATGATTGTATTTGATGCCCATTATGTAAAAGGAAATTACGGAAAAACTATATTTGTGAAAGAAATAGAAGTAGTTTTTACAAAAGAAAACCAAACTGCTGACTCTTATATTGAAAAAAAAGTAGAAGAACTTATGAAGCATAGAAAGAACAAAGTGCTTGTTGCAACTTCAGATTGGGCGGAGCAACAAGTGGTTTTAGGAAGTGGTGCCATAAGGATTTCTGCTAGAGAGTTGGGTATTGAATTAGATCGAGTAGTTCAAAAAATTCATAAAAAAACTTTAGAAGTAAAGCAAGTGAGATCTACCCTTCAAGATCGAATTGATGAAAAAATTGTAGAAAAACTGGAAAGATTGCGTAGAAATCAATGATTTCCTTGACGATTGTCTAGGTATTAAGTTATAATGAATATACAATTTACACTGAAAATTTTGTATTTTGTATATTATAAAATGATAGTGTAAAAGAAAAACGTTTTGGAGGAGATGTTGGTGGGAATAAGTGGGGTACATAACCAGCTGGGAGATAAAACGGAAATGCTAATTGATGAGGAAGTTGTGGAAGATGCTAGACGTGGAAGTATAAGAGCTCAGGAATATTTGATTAAAAAATATAAAAATTTTGTTCGAGCAAAAGCAAGATCTTATTTCTTAATTGGAGCAGATCGAGAAGATATTATACAAGAGGGTATGATAGGATTATTTAAAGCTATTCGTGATTTTAAACCGGACAAGCTTTCTTCTTTTAGAGCTTTTGCAGAACTATGCATTACAAGACAGATTATTACAGCCATTAAAACGGCTACAAGACAAAAACACATCCCTCTAAATTCGTATATATCTTTAAATAAGCCCATATATGATGAAGAATCAGATAGAACTCTTTTAGACATCATATCTGGAGCAAAGATTTCAGACCCAGAAGAATTGATTATATCTAGAGAAGAATTAGCTCACATTGAATCCAAAATAGGGGAAATATTGAGTGATCTCGAGTGGACTGTGCTTATGTACTATTTACAGGGGAAATCCTATCAAGAAATGGCGGTAGAATTAGATAGGCATGTAAAGTCTATTGATAATGCCCTGCAACGAGTGAAGAGAAAATTAGAAAGATATCTTGAAATAAGAGGGAGCTAAACTTAGGCAAAAATAGAAATGAATACAAGACAAAAACTATTGACTTCCTTAAAATAAAATAGTAAAATAAATATTGGTGAGTGCCCATGTGGCTCAGTAGGTTAGAGCGTCGCCTTGGTAAGGCGGAGATCGGCGGTTCGAATCCGCTCGTGGGCTCCAAGAACATTTTGTGTATTTTATATACATAGATACACCCGGACGAGTTTACTGCAAAAATTTAAATAATAATTGAAATAAATCACATGAGGAGGAGAAAAAAATGGCAAAAGCTAAATTTGAAAGAAGCAAACCTCACGTAAATATTGGAACAATCGGTCACGTTGACCACGGTAAAACAACTTTGACAGCAGCAATCACAACAACAT from Inediibacterium massiliense includes the following:
- a CDS encoding glutamine--tRNA ligase/YqeY domain fusion protein gives rise to the protein MDNHTPSNFIKNIIVDDLKTGKHKEIVTRFPPEPNGYLHIGHAKSICLNFGLADEFKGKTNLRFDDTNPVKEDTEYVESIKEDVKWLGFEWDDLYFASDYFDEMYKRAILLIEKGKAYVCDLSAEEIRAYRGTLKEPGKESPYRNRSVEENLNLFEKMKAGEFKDGEKVLRAKIDMASPNLNMRDPVIYRIAHATHHNTQDKWCIYPMYDFAHPIEDAIEGITHSICTLEFEDHRPLYDWVVRECEMESIPQQIEFARLDMTNTVMSKRKLKQLVDEGYVDGWDDPRMPTVSGLRRRGFTPESIRNFAKEIGVSKSNSTVDYQMLEHFIREDLKLKAPRTMGVLRPLKVVITNYPADQVEMLDAENNPENLEMGVRKIPFSREIYIEQEDFMENPPKKYFRLFPGNEVRLKHAYFITCNEVIKDENGEVTEIHCTYDPKTKSGTGFTERKVKGTIHWVDAKNAIPAEFRLYEPLILDEDLTDEKTFLECVNPNSLEILNGFVEPNMKEVKGQDKFQFFRHGYFNVDPKYTTNEKIVFNRIVSLKSSFKMNK
- a CDS encoding Mini-ribonuclease 3, translated to MKKNFFDEEICEQEIGLIPPLVLAYIGDAVYEVYIRQYAIHHCKKNVNDLHKMSTKFVQAKAQAKIVHVLEEELSEEEWIMVKKGRNQKSSSVPKNACLTDYKYATGFETLIGYLYLSKNINRLEEVIQRGIEIIEESL
- the thyX gene encoding FAD-dependent thymidylate synthase: MKVELIQYTPEPEKVVSAAAKLCYSKVGVDEIMKDLTDEKISKFLNMLMGLGHTSTIEHVNFTFAAEGVSRVLTHQLVRHRIASYSQQSQRYVKLDQFEYIIPPSIEDIPEAKKMFIEAMEEDQRKYNELVKILQKQHFENLLQSGKSEKEAKRSSEKMAIEDSRYVFPNACETKIVFTMNARTLLNFFHHRCCERAQWEIRELATQMLKLVKQVAPTLFKYAGPGCLYKTCPEGKMSCGKAEEVREKFHTLS
- the rlmB gene encoding 23S rRNA (guanosine(2251)-2'-O)-methyltransferase RlmB, with product MLDKIEGRNPVIEVLKADREIDKIMILKGAEGSAKKIIGMAKDKNIVISYVEKQKLDQISESHAHQGVIAFVAAHKYSDLEDIFKKAEEKGEDPFIIILDEITDPHNLGSIIRTANASGAHGIIIPKRRAVGLTGVVAKTSAGAIEYVPVCKVSNIAQTIDSLKDKGVWIAGADMDGKKKYHEENLTGSIALVIGSEGKGISRLIKEKCDFLVNIPMKGEVSSLNASIAASILMYEVARQREGKE
- a CDS encoding NYN domain-containing protein, encoding MNNFLLIDGYNVINAWPDLKEIGEKNLEDARDVLIHKLVDYKHYTGYHVMIVFDAHYVKGNYGKTIFVKEIEVVFTKENQTADSYIEKKVEELMKHRKNKVLVATSDWAEQQVVLGSGAIRISARELGIELDRVVQKIHKKTLEVKQVRSTLQDRIDEKIVEKLERLRRNQ
- the sigH gene encoding RNA polymerase sporulation sigma factor SigH; its protein translation is MLIDEEVVEDARRGSIRAQEYLIKKYKNFVRAKARSYFLIGADREDIIQEGMIGLFKAIRDFKPDKLSSFRAFAELCITRQIITAIKTATRQKHIPLNSYISLNKPIYDEESDRTLLDIISGAKISDPEELIISREELAHIESKIGEILSDLEWTVLMYYLQGKSYQEMAVELDRHVKSIDNALQRVKRKLERYLEIRGS